A stretch of Flavobacterium sp. N2270 DNA encodes these proteins:
- the arfB gene encoding alternative ribosome rescue aminoacyl-tRNA hydrolase ArfB has protein sequence MNKEKLLLELDFKAVRSSGAGGQNVNKVSSKVVLTFDLENSLGISDEEKELLKQKLSSKLTQNNVLILNCDEDRSQVKNKSIVIKRFLSIIEKGLHKPKIRRATKTPRSVKERRLNTKKIMSALKQNRKKPNF, from the coding sequence ATGAATAAAGAAAAATTACTTTTAGAATTAGATTTTAAAGCGGTAAGAAGTAGTGGTGCTGGTGGTCAAAATGTAAATAAAGTGTCTTCAAAAGTTGTTCTAACATTTGACTTAGAAAATTCTTTAGGTATTTCTGATGAGGAGAAAGAATTGTTAAAACAAAAACTCTCTTCAAAATTAACTCAGAATAATGTTCTTATTTTAAACTGTGATGAAGATAGAAGTCAAGTAAAAAACAAATCAATTGTAATAAAACGATTTTTATCTATAATTGAAAAAGGACTTCATAAACCAAAAATTAGAAGAGCAACCAAAACACCACGAAGCGTTAAAGAAAGAAGGCTTAATACTAAGAAAATAATGAGCGCTTTAAAGCAAAATCGTAAAAAGCCTAATTTTTAA
- a CDS encoding DUF4301 family protein, protein MEENFTERDIKYIQERGNSLDKIKQQLFCFKNGIPMINLVKPAVVGDGILSLSQKKVEEYTSFFDNHKTEYTIEKFVPASGAASRMFKFLMEFLAAFDLKKDTINSYINKSKNKDLALFIYGLKNLPFYEELKSKTIELNSSYSSLTSDLKTYLLIKTLLSENGLNYAQKPKGILPFHINKSRIITPIEENIIEASFYKKEGVKTKIHFTITEEFQNEFEAITNQFNEFEINFSYQNSSSDTVAVNLDNSLFRLEDNSLFFRPGGHGALIDNLNELKSDFIFLKNIDNVAQNNKKIISNYKKVLGAIIIKTQNRVFEFLNDLENKELSENDFEELISFTENDLSFPLPEDFKHFKKSYKIEYLMKVLNRPIRVCGMVKNEGEPGGGPFWVKDEKGRQTLQIVESSQINMLDENQINIVKSATHFNPVDIVCAVYNYKGRKFNLVDYIDHNAAFIAEKTKNGKPIKAFELPGLWNGAMAKWTTIFVEVPLETFNPVKTVNDLLKPAHQPLNE, encoded by the coding sequence ATGGAAGAAAATTTTACAGAAAGAGACATAAAATATATTCAAGAAAGAGGTAATTCATTAGATAAAATAAAGCAACAATTGTTTTGTTTTAAAAATGGAATTCCAATGATTAATCTTGTTAAACCGGCTGTTGTTGGTGACGGTATATTGTCTTTAAGTCAAAAAAAAGTAGAAGAATATACTTCTTTTTTTGATAATCATAAAACAGAATATACTATAGAAAAATTTGTTCCGGCATCAGGAGCTGCTTCAAGAATGTTTAAATTTCTTATGGAGTTTCTTGCTGCTTTTGATTTAAAAAAAGACACCATAAATAGTTATATAAATAAAAGCAAAAATAAAGATTTAGCTCTGTTTATTTATGGATTAAAAAATCTTCCTTTTTACGAAGAATTAAAATCAAAAACTATTGAATTAAATTCAAGTTATTCTAGCTTAACAAGTGACCTAAAAACATATTTATTGATAAAGACTTTGTTAAGTGAAAATGGTTTAAATTATGCCCAAAAACCAAAGGGGATTTTACCATTTCACATAAATAAATCGAGAATTATTACTCCTATTGAAGAGAATATTATTGAGGCAAGTTTTTATAAAAAAGAAGGTGTAAAAACAAAAATTCATTTTACCATAACGGAAGAGTTTCAAAATGAATTTGAAGCGATAACAAATCAATTCAATGAATTTGAAATTAATTTTTCTTATCAAAACTCAAGTTCAGATACTGTGGCAGTAAACCTTGATAATTCTTTATTTCGTTTAGAAGACAATTCTTTGTTCTTTAGGCCTGGTGGACATGGAGCTTTAATTGATAATTTAAATGAATTAAAATCAGATTTTATTTTTTTAAAAAATATTGATAATGTAGCTCAAAATAACAAAAAAATAATTTCTAATTACAAGAAGGTTTTAGGAGCAATTATTATAAAAACTCAAAATAGAGTTTTTGAGTTTTTAAATGATTTAGAAAATAAAGAACTTTCAGAAAATGATTTTGAAGAATTAATATCTTTTACTGAAAATGATTTGTCGTTTCCGTTACCTGAAGATTTTAAACATTTTAAAAAATCGTATAAGATTGAATATTTAATGAAGGTTTTAAATAGGCCTATTCGAGTATGTGGAATGGTTAAAAACGAAGGTGAACCTGGTGGTGGACCTTTCTGGGTAAAAGATGAAAAAGGAAGACAGACACTTCAAATAGTAGAGTCTTCTCAAATTAATATGCTCGACGAAAATCAGATCAATATTGTAAAATCAGCTACGCATTTTAATCCTGTGGATATAGTTTGTGCAGTATATAATTATAAAGGGAGAAAATTTAATTTAGTTGATTATATTGATCATAATGCAGCATTTATTGCAGAAAAAACCAAGAACGGAAAACCAATTAAAGCATTTGAGCTTCCAGGTTTATGGAATGGAGCAATGGCAAAATGGACTACCATTTTTGTTGAGGTTCCATTGGAAACTTTTAATCCTGTAAAAACAGTAAACGATTTATTAAAGCCTGCTCATCAACCATTAAATGAATAA